The Verrucomicrobiota bacterium JB022 sequence AAACCTTAGACCGCTGATTGTATCGCGAAATTGACGTCATAGGTGCCGATTTTGAGCCCTACAAAGGTGTTGCGCGCAAGTCATCTTATAATTATTACCATCGTCTATGCTCCTTACCCCTATCTTGCGCCGCTGGCTGCGGCTGGTCTTGCCTCTTGCCTTGGTCGTTCCCGTGCGGGCCGAATTTACGCCGCCAGAGGTGCCGGCCGGCTGGCGCTACCACCACGATGTCGAGATCGGCAAGGTCGGGGATGTCGTGCTGCGGCTGGAGCTGGTGGCACCGGAGGACAAGCCGCCAGAGCCCCTGCCGGTGATCGTCTACATCCACGGCGGCGGCTGGAACCACGGGAGTAAGGACGCGCACGGTAAGCGACTGGCGGGGATGGCACGGCGTGGCTACGTGGGCGTGGCGATCAGCTACCGCTTTGCGCCCAAGCACAGCTACCCGGCACAAATGGAAGACGTGCTGGCGGCGATCCGCTTCCTCAAGGCCCATGCGGCGCAATACCATGTCGACCCGTCGCGGATCAACCTCTGGGGCTCCTCGGCGGGCGGGCACCTCGCATCACTCGCCGGGGTGACGGCTAACAACCCCGACGTGAACTACGCGACTCACGGCCTCTGGGAAGGGGAGGACGTGAACGTGTTTGCGGTGGTCGACTTCTGCGGCCCCAACAGCAACTTCCTCGGCGCCATGGCGAATCAGTCGGGCAGCCTGAGCAAGTTTCTCGGCGCACGCTCCCAATCCATCCCCGAGAAGTCCCGCGAAGCGATGCCGATTACGCACGTGGACGCGGAAGACCCGCCGTTCTTTGTCGCCCATGGTGATGCCGACCGCACGGTCCCCGTCACCTGGAGCCGCGACTTTGTGCAAGCCTTGAAAGACGCCGGGGCTCGCGTGGAATATCACGAGTTGCCCGGCGGCGGCCACAACCTGAGTGCCACCCACCCCGAGGCGCAGGATTTGGCCTACGCCTTCCTCGACCGGCTGAATTTCCCGGAACGGGTGTCGTTAGTGCCTCATTGAGCGACAAAAGACGAAGTTCTTTCAGTTTTTATGAGCGTTTGCTACCTAGCCAGTGGCACCCCTTCAGAGATCTCTGCAAAAGGGGATCTTCCGATTGGGATGTTTTTTGAGACGATACTGGCGATCTGGTTTGGCTCGAGGTTCTTCAAGTGGGCAGGCTTCGCCCTTTACGCGATGATGTTGGCGAGTCTGGTGAGGTTGTAGGCGGGT is a genomic window containing:
- a CDS encoding alpha/beta hydrolase produces the protein MLLTPILRRWLRLVLPLALVVPVRAEFTPPEVPAGWRYHHDVEIGKVGDVVLRLELVAPEDKPPEPLPVIVYIHGGGWNHGSKDAHGKRLAGMARRGYVGVAISYRFAPKHSYPAQMEDVLAAIRFLKAHAAQYHVDPSRINLWGSSAGGHLASLAGVTANNPDVNYATHGLWEGEDVNVFAVVDFCGPNSNFLGAMANQSGSLSKFLGARSQSIPEKSREAMPITHVDAEDPPFFVAHGDADRTVPVTWSRDFVQALKDAGARVEYHELPGGGHNLSATHPEAQDLAYAFLDRLNFPERVSLVPH